The Montipora capricornis isolate CH-2021 chromosome 3, ASM3666992v2, whole genome shotgun sequence genome includes the window GTCTTTACCTATGTTAAATTGGTGATTGTCATTTTACCTAAGTAgcatacgcactcagatgaattaaaGAACCATTTTTagaagcctaaattaagcctaaagAGAAATTAGGGTCAGTTTAGGACTGTTCTTGGTTATTATTCATGAATATggcaattgacttattatacaaaaagtaaaaaacgaaaagaactgtgttgggttcagcatgttcgtcgttgtagttcactggtgaagacacaggactacagatctggagggtgcgagttcgagtaccggtaagtggTTAGTACAGTCTTCTGTTTCCTTACTAACTATGTTGTGATGTTGAGCCTAAAgagataagtgtatgaatacagaaaccgccggataagatgatacgaaacagtAAGAAGATATGTTGAGATACGTAAGGCAATGAGAgtttgagggaaggtatagtgttttcaatccttttggggggtgggggagtgcatattcaacctaggtaaaaatggattcaacctgagaacggattttaccaacaacacacacatgaaaaagtaggtatgtacaatgtacatataGGCGCGATATCTTCACTAGTCAGTCTCTCCATATCTTGGTTGTAGCTATTGAGGTTATCTACACATGTATCTCAACTGTAATATACAAGTAATCACATTATTAACTTTGGTCCCAGACGCTAGGAAGAATTATTGAGATTCTTGGAAGCTGGGCATAGTCATAAAAGCCCACCCTCCCACAAACTAATTCCAGTATAAGTCAGTctagttcttttgtttttgttttaagtgCCTGGTAGTCTACCCTATTGAGAAATCCAAATTACATGCATAAATTTGGATTATATCATACACTTCTCTTTTAAACAAAGACTTGCTGATCCCAGTCCAGGGACTACACATGGCAGACAGGTTTAGCCCTGGTTTCATTACTGTTAAATTAGGTGACTTTGAATATTTCAAAACAAACTTCCATTGAAGGGAAAAAGCAGCTttcacaaaataaattttgaacAGCAAAGTTATCGTACACTACAATGCTCACACTGGCCTCAGAAATTCACAGTTATAAAACTAGATTTGTCTCTAACCACAACTTTTATAGGCCAAGAGTAGATAACATTTATGGTGCATCCACTATTTTTTTTACTGCGGCAAAAATATGGGAAACTATCTCAATACAAGCTGTACCTCCTGAACTCCCAAGTTGACCATTGAGAATTTTTGCGACTATCTAATGATCTTTTCCCTTCTTATTCTGTGTAGAATTGTATTATATTAAAATTGTATGTAAAAGCTAAGCAGTATCCTAATATTATGTGAGCTTCatctttatcttcttttttgtttttctccatcTCTGCGATGTTTGTGCCAATAACATGGCAGTGAAAGCCTTTACTCCTTTGGTCAAAGTTTTTTCCttgcatgcaattttttttgttgaagagTCATGAAAAGGAATCTTTACTGTTTATGGTGTAATTCCAATAAATAAATtcgaaaataataaaaatcaatcaatcaaagcaATAATCCACATTCCTAAATATTTCAAGTGTTCATATGTTAAGGTAATAGCAAACCGTTTTCTATTTTAGCTTATACGTTTGTTGACTTTCTTGAGattaaaaatatgcaaattacttTTTGTTTAGGTTAATTAAAGTATGGTAACAAATGAATTTTAGGCTTATGTCAAATTTACTGCGAAGAGAACATACAAATTGCCTACGCCAAGCCACTTGGGGATGTACGTCAATCATTTCTACTTTTGCTTTCTTGTTATGCTTCTTTGCAGCTTGAAATTTTGAGGATTACTTGGTTCTCTACTCACTCATTCAAAAACCATGCCGCCCCGCCAACTCAAGAAATTTTCAACCTTCCTCTCGtagacaaaatggcggaaggaGAAGGCACAAAATATCGCCAGGCGTTACCAGTTGGCTGAAAAACAGCGCTTTTCTTGTCTGGGACGAGGAAACTTTGCATCTAAATATGGAAGTAATGACCTTATTTGGGTTTGTTGCACTCTTGTAAGTTTTTCAATGATTGCTGGGAAAAGCTCACGAAGCTCGCCTACGCCCTACAACAGCGATCTGGATCACCATTTTGGAAGAATAAATTCGATAGTAACACTTAACTCGTAGCTCCATTAGGGGCTCGAGGAGCGAAAAGGACATCTGTGGTTGCttttgacgccattgctggtttaGGTTGTGGCGATCGGAGGCATTTTGTTGCTTCAAGATGATGTGCTGCATCAGCGAGGAACAGAGGGAGATAAGTCGAATCAACCAAGAGATTGAAAGACAGctaaaaattgacaaaaaaaatcagaGGAGAGAATTGAAATTGCTTTTACTTGGTGAGCATGACTTTTATTTTACTCCGACCCATTCACAATTGATCAAATCTGCATGAAATGCCGCATTTGATGTCACTTGGTAGCATGGGAAATGCTTGCTCTGTGAAAcacagacaaaaacaaaaattacaaaacataTACATTTATATGAAATTTTATGTACATGGATATGCCTTATACACCCTTATAGACAGGTAGTTGTATAAAGGAGCGATGTATGGCTCTGTTAGCAGCCCATGGTGAGTCTAGTAACTGGAGTTGACCGATAAAGCAAGATCGATTGTTCCAGACCTTCGCGACTCCATGTTGTTAACGCTCGATCATATTTGGTACAAATACTTGAATTTAATGCTAACTACTGCTAAATAAATTAAGACCTTCTTTTGGTCGGAATATATAACCAATACAATTTCAGGGCGTCATTTTTGTGAGTAAGCTCCGTCTGGAGACTTGGTATGCTCGAGTGAAATGTTGGTTCAGTACACTGCTTGTGAGCGACCGCAGGATGTAACCAAGTGAGATTTTAAAATTAACGTGGGATGTGCTCTTTTTACAGGAACCGGAGAATCAGGCAAAAGCACATTTATAAAACAGATGAGAATTATTCACGGACAGGGTTACAGCGACGAAGACAAACGAGGCTATGTTCCTTTGGTATACCAGAACATTATCACTGCCATGCACTCCTTAACGATAGCAATGGAATCCTTGAATATTCCTTACAAGGATCCAACAAATCCGGTATGAATCACCTTCTAGAATGCTTTATGAGCTATTTATGGCATATGCAGTTTTCCTCCTCAATTGCCCCAATCGCTGCCCGCCCTCAAATCGCTGCGAGACTCGAATCGATTTGTATTACGTGCGAGTTTTGTTTCGACGATACCAAAGGTATAAGCTTTCACATTTGCTTTTATTACTACTTAGGAGAACGCCAAGTACATTAGAGAAGTTGATCCCAAAAATGTAACTACGTTCGAAACATCTTATTACGAGGCCACCAGATCACTTTGGAATGATCAGGGCATGCAAGAATGTTACGACAGAAGAAGAGAGTACCAACTAAGCGACTCTGCCAAATAGTAAGTGCAGTTTGATGTTTTTGTGTTGCTTTCGCACGAATTGTTCTGTTCAACATCTATCTTTTTACTGAAGTTGTTGGATATTTCTTTTATTCAAGGCGTGTAGTTCAGCATCATTCATTCAGGCCGTGTTCTTAAAAAATGTTCCTATTTTTTGGTATTTCTTCTAGCTTATCCTCACCGTTCTTTGTTTCGACGAGGGATCTCAACGAGTACTCTTTTACTGCTTCCCAAATTTATGATTTTATCCTTCCCTTAGCTTTGATTTTGTGGATCGTTTCGTCAAAGATGTTCAGAAATTAATCACTTTTCTTGGAGCGGTGAGATGATATGCTAACCCTGCGAAACGAGATTGCTTGTCAATTTCTGCAGTGAAGAATCGGCTGCGGTTAATGAGCAACAATGTAGCATTTTTAAAAACCACATCGCACGGCATTCGTAAATCGAATTTGATTCACTTTACCGATTCTAGCTCAAAACATGCATAAACAATCGTTTCTCGATCATTTGTTTTGCTTGGGGTAGATTTCCTGACGAATCGCGTTGACTGATTTATTCGTTGTCGTTTAGTGAAGTtgatgtttcatttcatttggaAATGCTGTAATTCTAATAGCATTTTATCCATACTTCTTTTTTTAGCTACCTTACGGATTTAGATCGAATAGCCAAGCCCGATTACCTTCCAACGGAGCAAGATGTTTTGCGTGCAAGGGCTCCGACTTCAGGAATCATTGAGTATCCCTTCGATCTTGAAACGATAATTTTTAGGTGAGCTTAATTTTTTTCAGCCTCTAATACAGTTATTTGATCTCCAAGCAACAGCAGCAGTGTTTATACTCCTTTTGATGCTGCTGAGGGCCATGTGCACCTTTGTTTTGAAATGAATTTAGTGCTTTTTCTGGAAATGGGTGCCTCAAATTCTTCTCAAATAAGCAGGAAATGTCTCCCACACAGGAAGCCAGAGTATTCTGTCCACCTTTCAAAGGTTGAATGCTAAAGTTAAGCACCATtgatatttagcaattattacATTGTCTTGAAGCAGTGGTCTGCAGATTATGTGGGTCTTTGATGACTATTGGTTTGTGAATATCCTCTGTTGGAAACATGTTTCTTCTGTATTCTTAGGTTGCAAATATCTTCTTGTGTTGCTTTATCTTGAAAAGGGAACAACTTAGAAAAAGTTGTGTGATCATATCAACTCTTAAtatttggaaaactttgttAGTTGCATATTATCTTGACTCCATATTTGGCAGTACCTCAACcaggttttgtggttttgtaaGTAATTCCTTGTTAACCTGGGTTTCCTTTATTTTAACAACCTAGCTTTCAAAATCGTTGCTAATTCTTAGAAAATTTGTATAGCCTGCTTGCATAGTTCTCCTTATTGGCCAGATGACTACAGTATGTGAGAAATTTCAATCATTGTACCCTGATTTGCAGCTTTTGTCTGATGTTTATCTTGTGGGTAAATATTTGATGTTGCATTGCAATCCCAGAGAATCAATGAATGCATCAGTCTTGTAACTTCTCAgagttttaaaaacaattttgctATTTTGTTGTGCATTGATCTTATTGCATTTTTATTACAAGTATGCATTCTTGGCTTGTTTATGCAGGCTCACAAGAAATGTACTATTACTTCCAGTAAAAATTATCTTAGGGGAAAAAACCCAGCAGTTTTTTAGACTGGAAAAgaagtttttcattttgttgtcaATGCAACACTGATTGGAGTggtttaactttttttttaattgtaagaAAAAGTCCTGAGTTGTGGAACACATAAGATACTTATGTGTGCTCAGCAGCTAAAAGCATACCTGAAAACATTCCTGAATTGAACGATGCCCAATTTTTTGTGTGATTCTTTGACAGCAACGTctaatatgtatatattttttcaaattgacaaagacaaaacaaacgaGCACTTTCATCAACAACGGAGATCAGTATTGAATGTActttattgaaatttgttttgtattcATGGTGACGTGAGCTGCGTAAGGTGACAAAACCATTCCGGAATACCCGATGATATTTTATTAGTCCAAGAGCAGCAGTGGTGCTTTATTCAttgcaaatatattttttattcgaCAGGCCAGCTGTTCTAGTATTTCTTTGTAGCTTTTTTTCGCTTGTTTCATTTCCACTCATTACTTCATGCCAATTGAAAACATAAAGGCGAGCAAAGTATCTGTAGGTAGACGGAGAGTCTTTAATAGGAGGCAGTGGCAAGGCTTTGTAGTTTTGGTGTGTTTAAGCTAAAGGCCTTAATCCTTCTCTGTCTACATGGCATTTGTCCCTCAAACTATATACATGTGACACTATATGCTTTCCAAAGACCCCTCTCCTATTTGTTAATGTTCTTTTACATACACTGGCCTTGCTTAGAGCGTTTTACTCTACTTAAACTAGCTAGctgcctgaaaaattcattgatggttacattaataataataataataataataataataataataattctactactactgctgctactactactactactactactattactactactactactactactactactactaataataataatatcatcatcatcgtcatcattgttgttgttgtcattactattattatatttattattatcttagagcgattttcaattgagtgtcgtaaaaccaaaaccaaagtaattactttggccaatcaaaaagggtggagacaatccggtaaaccagtcaaaactggaagtaattacacaCAGCTGGCGcaaagcacaggaaaatgtgcacacgtgAGCCACGCTTGGTATTGGTTTcacatctgattggttgaaaaagtggcacgagaactttgaaccaaccaCTGAGtgaaagtaatcataaaccaaagcaattcgctaattactttcgccactcaattgaaaaccactttaATGCTTTAGCTCTGGTTGATGTTATATCGACATTACAGCAAGGGAGCCATCCATAtccaatggccaaaggtcccttgagtcatttcttctccttcacCTTTCTAACACCttccttaacccattgactcttggggttccccattgatgagtaaaatcgtctggcgttagagtaaaatacttggacgtcaaagggttaaatactTTTCCCTCGGTGTGATGTGTTGGTGTCATCTTCACGCTTGTTTATTTCCAGCTGCCCCGCATGTTGAAAATATGGTAGCGAATCTACCCAATTGTGTATTTCAATTCTTTGAACAAATGTAGTGGAAGTATATTCGCCTTCTTCAAGCAGCAAGCTGGCTGGTTCAGGCTGGTTTGGGTGTGGAAGGGTTAAAGTCCTTGCTGTTCCCAACAAAGCTGTTTTCTGCAGCAATCCCGTCCTAATGGTAATCCCCAGCTTATCAAGCCATGTATCCAAGCTTTTGCGTACTGCCCCAAGTGCACCAACAACTACTGGTACCACTTCGTGCTGTCTGATACCccatattatcatcatcatcatcatcatcactatcccCACCACCGCTTCTACTACCCTGGAAATAAATAGCTTGCAGAATTGCAGAATCATTATTCACAGCTGCTCCTCCTCTGTGGTACATTTTACACATATCATAGGATAATAATAAGAtgacattaacccattgactcctgggggttccccattgatgagtaaaatcgtctggcattagacagagtaaaagacttagtatggctggtttaggggtgaattgGTTAATTAAATTAGAATGCAGATAATATTGACTGTAGAGAATTGGTTGCCTGGAATAACTATTGGGGCCAGCAGAGCTGGATTGTGTATCCCAATAGTGTCATCACAGTTCTAAGCCACCATCTTTTGATTATCAGAATGGTTGATGTTGGAGGTCAGAGGTCGGAAAGAAGGAAGTGGATTCATTGCTTTGAGAATGTGACATCAATCATGTTCCTTGTGGCCCTTAGTGAATATGACCAAGTTCTTGTAGAATCAGCTAGTGAGGTAAGGGCTCTTTTTCTTATGAATATGATTGTATCTCAGGGTTTCAGATGAAAACCTGGCCTAACAAATTAAGGGATGGACTTTTGTATCAAGATCAATGGCACTAACACATGCCATTACATAAAGctgcacgatttttttcgcttGCGCCGGTGcgagtttttcaaattttgtcatgtCGCCAGTGCACAATGAAAAccgcaagtgtagccaccccCTTTTTTCCTGTGATTTTTCCGCTCTCACGTCGTCAGTTCAggggtggctacacttgcaaTTTTCATCGCGTGGTGGCGACgcttcaaaatttgcaaaaattgcttcaCCAGCATGAGCAAAAAATTGCTTGTGTAGCCGCTGCTTTAAGGGGCAGTGTTATGCTATTAcagtcaaaattcaaaacactaaattacatcaatgaagaccaaaaaataacgAATCATGTAGTTTTGTTGGCAATGGCcgttgaagtgcactgaagctatttaTTGTTTcagccaaggatggagggggtggaaatggattgaaacttgaaaaaattggccagttttttcaagtttggagacatcCTCTGAAAGTCGCCAAAAGTTACTGTacatacgaatagctctttgtgccatattatATTTTGTATCATCTCATTGAATAGTTAGGAATATGTTTGAGCTAGAGTACTAATTGAGATTTTTACCccgttttgacctaaaaacggtaaatttagtatgacagtgcccctttaagatAGATGCCCTCTGGGTATGCTGCCTTATTGTTATTATCTTGGACACTGTTAGCCAGGACGATTTTGTCAGAAACAGTGTTCAATCTAGAAATTATGGAAAGTGGGTCAAATGTCCCACATGACATTTTAAATTGGGTCATTTCAAAAATGGTCTtggtcaaattattattatgacaatAATAAACTTCGAAAAACGGGCAATATCCTTATTATGCTATACACTACCAGTATATTTTTACAACTTTTTAGCATTTTACTTGTTGAGGCCGTCGGCTCGACTGGAAGTTCTGCAACTTCTGCGGGTTGACTCGCTGTTGTACTAATTTCTCCACCTTCGTCATTTGTCTCCTCCAATTCACCTTGATCTTCACTTTCCGTTGCCACTCTCTTTGGCGTAAAAAAGACTTAACTTTTGCTGGTGTTTCATGAAACTAAAATTAACGTCGACACAAGAACACACACTCAACGAAGCGTGAATCGATCGTCGTAATAGCATCCAGTCTCTCTCGGAATTGGAACGCCTGACACAAAAAGTACTCGTACAAACGTAGTGTGAAACACCAGTCATTTCGCGGGTTCATATAAGGCTAGTAAGCACAcatatttgtttttaaatttactttCATTATTGCCTGCTGCTTTGGAAGTACTTATATACGAGAAAACTTATTTTGGGGggtttttatttgtttcttttttttgcgtcAGTATGACCCCACGATCATTTCATTTTGCGTCAGAATAGAATATTCTGCGTAAATGACGCAAAAACGCGGCCTAGATTGAACACTGCAGAAATTTTCTTTACGTGAATGAAActaaaaattatgtaaatttgtTTATGTTGTAGAAATATACTTTACATTGAACATTGATTTGCCCTAACTCTCAGTGGCACTGCCTTCATGGCATTTTTCAAGCATGCAGACGTCATTTCTTGAGACCCAGTAATGATCGGTGTTTCAGCGGTTGTCAAAGCTCACAATAAATGCTTTTCTCAGAACATAAGCTGGTTTGGGTCAAGGAATTTTTCAGATCTTGTTTCCTTGGCTAAAGCATAATATAATGAGACTTCAGGGTGACAGATTGTGATCCAGTGTGTGGGTGTGACCTTGATTGCTTTCTTTCAGGGACACTAAAAAAAGTACACTGTAGTACAATATATATAACCTAGAGAGGCCTCTCCAAATAGTCAACATGAGAAGTCATTGAAAAGGAAACTGAACAATGACAATAATGTCGCTCAAATGTGTAAGAGAAGAGGGGCCTTGCACATTCTAAATCCAGCATTCTATCTagtgcttttctttttttcaactgaTCTTAAAAGTTGCCTATGCATTCATCAAtgttgggtttttttcttttcagaaccgGATGGAGGAGAGCAAAGCATTATTTCGTACTATTATTACTTATCCATGGTTTCAGAACTCCTCCATCATATTATTTTTAAACAAGAAGGATTTGTTGGAggaaaaaattatgttttctCATTTGGTGGAATATTTCCCAGAATTTGATGGTAAGTGGAGATTTTACTGTGTACCGTGTTTTGGCATCCTGTGCATACCATTTTGTTTCCTTAACATACACTGTAGTTGTTTGCCTAAGATTTCAAATTCTAGGGTCAATGGCTGAATTTATACTacagacaaataacttatttaagataattattattatccgTCCAAGACGGATATTGCGTCTGCAATTCATGTAGATATTAATCCAGTTTTTAGACAAATTATGGACCAAAGTTCATCTTCAGCTTATTCGTCTGTTAGCATGTCTTACATCCATAATTAGTTGGCAGGGAACTATTTGGTGAAGAAGCAAACAACTAGGTAAAATGAATGTGTGTCATGCTCACAGCGTCCATCGGAAATCCCCAGATTTCCAGCCTCCAGTGACCAGAAAACCATATTTGCAGTTATAAGGTCAACCCAGATGACTTAAAAGATTATGGTTGAACAAAATTACTTTCAAGATCATCCTTTATTTAACTTAAATCTTGATCAGGAGAATGTCCAATTTCATATCATGTGTCATCTACTTTGAATTTCCGAAAATGGAAAATTACATACAGCCTTTGTCTGAAAAGAAATCTTAATTTGGGTGCTATCTGCAATTATGCTATCTTTTCCATAAAATCGTTGTAGGCTTGTTTCGAATGTCTTTGATAGCTGGTAATTATTTTGGTGAAACTATGTTTTTTGCTCACAAGAGGTGACTTGGGGAACTGACTTATATTAGGGAAGTAATGTGGCATGATTTAAATGGCGTTTCTCACCATGCCTGgtttacaaaaaataaataaacttcacATTGACTTGTCATTGACTTTTCTGAAAGAAAATGTCGTTGTTGGCATGACCCAGATGTACCAGTGGTTCGGAAATTCAAGGAGGACATGTTTTCAAGTGAAAGTGGTTGCAAAGTGACGAGAACTTGGCTCAAAGTATTATCTAATTTCTTCAAAAGCTTTAGGATTGAAAATGTTGTGCAATGCTGTGGATCAGTTGTCTGGCAATGATGTTGCTAGACACATTGTAGAAATGCATTGGCTTAAGGCTTTCATGGTGACACCCCCCTCAACCTCccctttggtttttttctgtcacATTTTTATCACTTTGTTGACCTGTGACAACATCATATAAAATTTTATCAGGAATTTATCTCTGCAGCATGACCTTAAGTTACAGTTATTTTAGGGTTATTTTTGGTTGCTTTGTGGCCCACACAGCCTTCTCTTTAAACATGAAGATGCAAAataaaaggggggggggggggtgcctCACGCACTGCCTTTGTTCAAGTTCATTCAAGCataactgattaattatccaggatggtgatcaacaaacagcaacataCAGAcggaaaagatatttctagcgctAAAAAAGAGGGACTTGGGATTATCCAAAGAATGACATAACATTTTATGACATACGAACACATTTGCATAAGGTGCTTTTTTATTAAACAAATTATCAGAGAGCTCTCGGTTGCATCCATGGTTGATTAATCAATCATGTGCACATGCCCAAGACACCACACCTTTTATAGTTCGAATTCCATACATCTTATTCGGTGGTTTAACGTGATAGTGCTATGTGccgatattttgcgagttgtgTACAAGCAATGAGTAAAATGTCTGCGATTATTTTGTTAATCCATTGAATAAGTGATTTATTATTCTACTACAAAAAAGatgttatttttcttcaattttatttggtgagGGTGTTTTAAAAAAGCATCGTATGTCTTTCAAGGCAcatgcgaacgatgtaaacagcacaaaaagccagccaaatgtcctttttttgattggataaacaaaatgacgagtgacaagcgatggcatgctaaattctcaggctttgcatcgtgttgaaaacgatttctttcattgcaaaactctCGTTCTGTCCGTagttgctctgttctaaaccgggcAAACcaggacactacagtgtattgccatctcatattttgcgcgttctcttgaccaaatatggtaagaTGTCATAATGTtggaataataaaattaattacttaattGTTTCACCAGCAGTCACCATTGATATGATTTGTGACAAGGAAAAACAATACAACACTCTATGGGAAGTTGAATGTCAGGGTCTCCATGTTTATGAATGGTGCAATAAGTTAAAGTAACACTGTCACATGTTAGTTTTGGCTCTTTTGCTCTCTTAacgtaaacatttttttaaaattttatttgcagGACCACAGTGCGATGCTCAGGCTGCGCGGGAGTTTATCCTTAAAATGTTTGTTGACCTAAATCCAGATTCCGACAAGATAATATACTCTCACTTCACCTGTGCCACTGATACAGAGAATATTCGGTTTGTATTTGCAGCTGTGAAAGACACAATACTGCAGTTGAACCTGAAAGAGTATAATCTCGTCTGAACAGAGTTTTTCAGAGATCTTATTATCTGAATTAAGGATGCCAAGGCAAGCAGGCTGTCAGAAAGTCCTGTAGGGGATGAGAAACTGTAGAAAATCAACATGGTTCTGAAGAGATTTCTTTATTTAAGAGTGCTTGTCTTAAAGAAACAACTGATTCTAGGTAAAAGTGCTTTTGTGTACAAATTGTCCCAAAGCAAAAGTTTCGGTGTGAAAATAGCTTACATTCAAGATACCAAGACAAGTGCTGCCTGAGAATTTTTCAAATGTCGTTCAACAGAGgtgaatggcttttttttttttaaggagtcATCTGACTGGGATTATTTTCCAAGTTTTAGAGATAGCTAGAACGAGTCGTTAAGAAAGGAAGTATTACCGCCATTTTGTCCATCCATTTTGCTCCCAAAAGGTCTCTTTGTCTCAATTTTCCATCAGTTACCTTGTTTTTTCAGAAAGATCAAGAGCATTGGTGTCTCATTATTTTAGTCCACCGTGCAAGAATTTTTGTACCAACATGTTTAGGGAAAATTCTGTTGCTTTCGATTCTTCAGTAGCTATGTCAAGACTTCATTATTCTATACCTCTGCTTGCAGATAATTACATTAATCAGCTGCCCATCGGCTTTTTAATTGGCCAACTACAATGTGTATATGAtattgaaaattaaacttttatTTGAAGCTGGTCAAAATCCTTTTAATTATTATGTTCTGGGTAAGCTAGCTTCAGCCCTCCAAATTCTTTTTGTTATCCTAAACATGTTTCTCTCGGCTTTCATAACTTTGAGAAGTGTCTGATTGTAAATCTTGTATAATCCACATAAAGCTTATGAATTAGATTTTTCATATTGTTTCAAGAATGTCTTTATGCTCTTTCCTCCCTTCTTCACACTGATTTTCTTATTgttcaaataataatattgtaggTAGGGAACTGAGGGCTTAAGTGAAAGTTGAAGTTCTGTCTTAAACCCTGTTGCTTTAAGCATCTTTCTGTCAGTGTTTTCTTCCACTCTGCATTGCTTACAGTGAAAGTTTTTTTCGTAAATTTCATCACATTCTAGTTAATGAGTCACTAGTTTCCATGATTCATAATATTAATATGGTTCCTCGAatcgaatttttgaaaaaaaatcaaagttaaAATTTGTTTAGTGTCTTGAAAGAATCCTCACTGCAAAGTCTTGCTGACAAAAGCTTTCATTTGAGTGGTCTTGCTTAACATTTTATCCTTGGAGCGCAGAGCAGGAACTTCCTTGTAAATGGCAGCAGAGGATAATACTGCAATTTAGCTTCTAATTTCTGTATGGTTATATTGGCAGTTTTTGCCCGCAGTTGATGTTCTTTTAAGCCTTTTCTTCAAAAACTATCCGAGTTGTATTCACTGTGCGTTCAAAGATAGATATAGGTAGCTCTTTCAATAAGTGATTGTGTGACC containing:
- the LOC138040913 gene encoding guanine nucleotide-binding protein G(q) subunit alpha-like — encoded protein: MMCCISEEQREISRINQEIERQLKIDKKNQRRELKLLLLGTGESGKSTFIKQMRIIHGQGYSDEDKRGYVPLVYQNIITAMHSLTIAMESLNIPYKDPTNPENAKYIREVDPKNVTTFETSYYEATRSLWNDQGMQECYDRRREYQLSDSAKYYLTDLDRIAKPDYLPTEQDVLRARAPTSGIIEYPFDLETIIFRMVDVGGQRSERRKWIHCFENVTSIMFLVALSEYDQVLVESASENRMEESKALFRTIITYPWFQNSSIILFLNKKDLLEEKIMFSHLVEYFPEFDGPQCDAQAAREFILKMFVDLNPDSDKIIYSHFTCATDTENIRFVFAAVKDTILQLNLKEYNLV